In Phocoena phocoena chromosome 3, mPhoPho1.1, whole genome shotgun sequence, the DNA window ctatgttcacagcagcactattcacaatagccaagacatagaaacaacctaaatgcccatcaacagatgaatggataaagaagatgtggtacatatatacaatggaatactactcagccatataaaagaatgaaataatgccacttgcagcaacatggatgcaactagagattgtcatattaagtgaagtaagtcaaagagaaagacaaataccatacgatatcacttatatgtggaatctaaaatatgacacaaatgaacctatctacgtatgaaacaaaaacagactcacagacatagagaacagacttgtagttgccgagggggagggggttgggggagggatggaatgggaggttgaggttagcagatacaagctattatatatggaatggataaacaacatccTGCTGTATAGCATGGAGAACTATGTTTGGTATTCTGTGAtgaaccataatagaaaagaatttttaaaaagaaagttcttcaCTAATGTGGTTTTGTTACTAATTAGTCTCTGAATGTTATTTATTATATCACTTAATTGTTGTGAGTTTTTCATAGATCTTCATTTTCTATTTCCTAGGAAGGAAAATTAGAAGAGGTGAACACAATCTTAGCCATTCATGACAACTATAAACACGAATTCTACAATGATGACTCTTGGGTTGAATTTATTGAGCTAGATATTGATGACCCCGATGAAAAGACTGAAGGATCAGACACAGACAGACTTCTAAGCAATGACCATGAAAAATCACTTAATATCCTTGGGGCAAAGGATGACGACTCTGGACGTACCAGCTGTTATGAACCTGACATTCTGGAAACTGATTTCAATGCCAATGACATGTGTGATGGTACCTCAGAGGTTGCTCAGCCACAAAGGTTGAAAGGGGAAGCAGATCGCTTGTGCCTTGACCAGAAGAATCTAGATAACTCACCTTCGAATGATGCTACCCCTGCTAGCCAGCAGCCCAGTGTTATCCTAGGAGAGGAAAACAAACCAAGATCACTTCTTATTGGCAAAACTGAGTCAACTCATCAAGCTGGCCATACACAGCAACAGCTCAGCAATCCAAATTCATTGGCAAACATCGACTTTTATGCCCAGGTAAGTGACATTACACCAGCAGGGAGTGTGGTCCTTTCCCCGGGCCAAAAGAATAAGGCTGGGATCTCCCAGTGTGACATGCATCCAGAAGTCGTCTCACCCTGCCAAGCAAACTTCATCATGGACAACGCCTACTTCTGTGAGGCAGATGCTAAAAAGTGCATCGCCCTGGCCCCTCATGTCGAGGTTGAATCACATGTAGAGCCAAGCTTTAACCAGGAAGACATTTACATCACCACGGAAAGCCTTACCACTACTGCTGGGAGGTCTGGGACAGCAGAACGTGTTCCAAGTTCTGAGTTGCCTGTCCCAGACTATACCTCCATTCATATAGTACAATCTCCACAGGGCCTCGTACTCAATGCAACTGCCCTGCCCTTGCCTGACAAAGAGTTTCTCTCATCATGTGGCTACGTGAGCACAGACCAACTGAACAAAATCATGCCGTAGCTTTTCTTCGATTTCCCATGAGCTACATATTTAATGAGTTACCTATTTACTCTAGCAAAGAGTTGGCTAGGGCATGAATGCTTAAACCAAAAcaatgtttaaacattttttggagGGGGGTGGGAGTTGAGGGTGGGGGATATGGATTCTAAATGGCTTTTCCTGAAATGTTGAAAcatgatattaaagaaaaagaagaagaaccctTCATCAGATAGATATTCTTGTtgtgaattgtaaatattttaaagaattgtctCAAAGACTGTTTAGTGGCAGTGATTGTCTTGTTATTGTGGGTGTTAATTTTGTGCTACTAAGCATTGAATGGCTATGTTTTTTAATCTATAGTTAATCATGCTTTTTGAAAAAGCGAAAAATCAGGTGGCTTTTGCAGTTCAGGACGATTGAATGCAAATCATAGCAcaggctaattttttttaataattgggaACTAAAATTTTAggtaagaagagaagaaatagtttggatatgtaaaacatttattttgacataaaatggataaaggtatttttaataatttacacTTTAAGCATGGCTATTTTCTATTACACTATACACGGTGTACTGTAGCTCATGCCGACCCATCTAAAGAATGTAGTAACTGCAGTCTAAAGCTGGTTTAATGCTTTGGTCAACGCACCTGAAGAAAAACTAGTTTTTTACAAGGCCCTTTTTATACCTCCTAAAACTCTTTAAATGATTCTAAAATGATTGTAGTTAGCTGCATTATTGGAATGTGTTCATCTTATCTGAATTTGTAAACAGATATTTGTtaatttagaaaactttaaaatgtttgcacAGATCAACTTATCatgaaccaaaaaaacaaaaaaaacccacaacacaaatgaacaaaaaggcTTTTCTTACCCAAGTTTTGGTTCATGTCAGAGCACTGCATATTAAGAGAATAGAAATCATACCTGGTTCCTATTGACCCAGAATGCTTAGTTACTGCAGTGCACAGGGAAGGAGTTTCTTAGTGCACTCAGATCATGAGAGTCAAGCCTTAGAACCTCGGCCACAGTGTCTCTTAGTTCATATTTACCTAAGGAAGGAACAGGTACAAGAAGCATTTTGTAAGTTGAAGCTGGTCGAAGTGAAGTTAACCAGATCATGGAATAAAAGTTCaagaaaaagctttttctttcacAGCCTATAGCCAGACACATACTCATTATTCATGgtagcaaaaaaagagaaaaaacaagattttaaatccccaagataatttaaaattttatttaaacccATAGCAGAAACTTTCTTCCTTACCAAATCTTTTATAGGATTTACTTAATAAAAGAAGTTTCATCATTTTTTACTTCCCCTCTGAGTGGATTGGCCTTAAAGCGGGTAGTCAGTAGAAAAAGAAGCAGCCTGAGTAAATTATAAGTTATTGTTCAATATCTTAATAACCTAAACATCATTCATAGGAGCACTGGGATTGCTCCTCAAAAGGTTTGTCAAAAAGAGAAGACTCATCTCACTCAAGAATGCTTCTCACttacgtattttttttttttttttttttttttttttttttttttttttttgccgtatgtgggcctctcactgttgtggcctctcccgttgcggagcacaggctccggacgcacaggctcagtggccatggctcacggggccagccgctccgcggcatgtgggatcttcccggaccggggcacgaacccacgtcccccgcatcggcaggcggactctcaaccactgcgccaccagggaagcccacttacgtattttttaaaggttaataaGACTTTAAAGTTAGCTTTAACTTAAATAGTATTTGCCATACCTTTTTAGGAAACAAGCTTAATGGTTGGCAATATTAAATTCCCTCTTTCTTGCAGGAAGGACAGTGAAAAGCTAGAATTGGGTGTTTAAAGTTCAACATGTTACTTTGTAATAGATGTTTAATAGATTTTCTGCTACCTTGCTGCTACGGTTTTCTCTAAGAGCTACATAATTTAGTTTCATAGACAGTTTCATCAATGTAGAACCTAATTCAACTTAAAACTGTGTGTTTGGGAAAACTATCTTACTATTTTACAATAGGCTGACATTTCTATAGCCAAAAATAGCTAAATACCTCAATCGGTCTCCGAATGTCATTTTGGTACTTTGCTGGCCACACAAGCCATTATTCACTAGTATGACTAGTTGTGTCCTGCagtttatatttaactttctttatgtctgtggattttttccttcaaagtttaataaatttattttcttggattTGTGATGGTGTGCTTCTATTGTCAAACACCCACAGGAAAAGCATCCTAAATCAGACTGCATACTCAGTTCTTCTCCTTGTAAGGGGAGCATAGCACAGTTCGTTTAAACACAGTAGCAATGTGtgtgaagatttttttctgtGCTGAAATACAGAGCAGAGAAGACAGCTCCgacctttttttaattttgaataaacaCAAGCCCAGCTCAAAAATATCCTGCTGGCTTGCCTGGACTCTTAGAGCCATATTTTGGATGCATCAAAGCATGCATGATGCACATGGGGGTGTTTGTGACATGGGGAGAGCTTGAGCATGTTGCCtagaaagaggggagggataaacagTTCTCCTTCTACCATTCACACATTAGAACAAGTCAGTTTGTCAGACTAGCTCCTTGTTTGACTGCAAGACTTCCACAGAAGTGGGGGAGGCAGaaattccactcttggagggcacacacaaggtctcATGAGCACCAGGACACAGGGGAAAAAGAG includes these proteins:
- the GHR gene encoding growth hormone receptor; translated protein: MIAGPTGMDLWQLLLTLAVAGSSDAFSGSQATPAILVRASQSLQRVHPGLETNSSGKPKFTKCRSPELETFSCHWTDGVHHGLQSPGSIQLFYIRRSTQEWTQEWKECPDYVSAGENSCYFNSSYTSIWIPYCIKLTSNGDTVDQKCFSVEEIVQPDPPIGLNWTLLNISLTGIHADIQVRWEPPPNADVQKGWIVLEYELQYKDVNETQWKMMDPVLSTSVPVYSLRLDKEYEVRVRSRQRNSEKYGEFSEVLFVTLPQMRPFACEEDFRFPWFLFIIFGIFGLTVTLFLFIFSKQQRIKMLILPPVPVPKIKGIDPDLLKEGKLEEVNTILAIHDNYKHEFYNDDSWVEFIELDIDDPDEKTEGSDTDRLLSNDHEKSLNILGAKDDDSGRTSCYEPDILETDFNANDMCDGTSEVAQPQRLKGEADRLCLDQKNLDNSPSNDATPASQQPSVILGEENKPRSLLIGKTESTHQAGHTQQQLSNPNSLANIDFYAQVSDITPAGSVVLSPGQKNKAGISQCDMHPEVVSPCQANFIMDNAYFCEADAKKCIALAPHVEVESHVEPSFNQEDIYITTESLTTTAGRSGTAERVPSSELPVPDYTSIHIVQSPQGLVLNATALPLPDKEFLSSCGYVSTDQLNKIMP